CCTGTCCATGGTCAGCCATGAACTGCGCACGCCCTTGACCTCCATATTGGGGTCTTTGGGCCTGCTTGAAAACGCCACTAAAGGTTCGCTTGAGGCGTCTGACGCGCAGCTTCTGTCCATCGCCAAACAAAACACCACGCGTTTAAACACATTGGTTGACGACTTGCTGGACTTGGAGAAAATCCAATCGGGCAAACTGGACATCGTGCAAGAACTGATCGACGTGCCCAGCTTGGTCGATAATGCCGTCAGCTCCAACCTGGGCTACGCCCACAAGCTCGGGGTTGAGCTTCGTATTGTCGGCGACAAGCCCCCTGTTCAAGTCATCGGCGACAAGGGGCGTTTGTTGCAGGTGTTGGCAAATTTACTGTCCAACGCGGCTAAGTTCTCGCCCGTTGGAGATGTGGTTTCTGTGTCTTGGGCCATCTCCACCAAAGGACGCGCTGGTATCGGCAGCGTCATTATTTCCGTCAGTGATAACGGCCCAGGGATTCCTGAAGATTTTCAAGACAAGCTGTTCTTGCCGTTTGAACAAGCCGATTCTTCCGCGACCCGAAACATCGGTGGCACCGGACTGGGGCTGAGCATCTGCAAAATCATCTCCGAGCGCCACAGCGGTGAGATCACCTATGACACCGAACAGGGCAAAGGCACAACGTTCCACCTCACCTTGCCCATCGTTCCTAAATTTGAGCTGGTCTAAACTCAAAAAGAAACGGCGCCCTAAAAGAGCGCCGTTTGCGTTTGGGAAGTCCGCGTTTGAAAGCTGTTAAGCTTTGAAATCCAAAAGGCGTTCCACGTCCAAAACCACCATCAGGTTGTTGTCCAAGCGATAAACGCCGCTGGCGAATTCGCGCCAGACCGGGTCCAGCGTGCTCGGGTTGCCTTCATAGCTGTCTTTAGCCAGCCCGATGACATCACCAACGCTATCGACCAAAAGGGTGTACAGTTCGTTTTGTTGTTCGACGGTCACGCCCATCATGTGGTCACGTTTTTTACGTTTGACCGCTTCATGTGCGCTGACATCAACACCGTCCTCACCTTCGACGGTCTCCGTGACTTCAGGCGTTTCAGGTGCTTCAGCCGTACCACCTTCGATGAGCTCCAACTCAGGAGCTTCATCTTCTTCGGTGATTTCGCGATGGATTTCGCGCCGTTCCAAGCCCAAGCGCACGCGCACATCAACAACCGTGACGATGCGACCGCGCAAGTTGATGGATCCGCGCACTTCAGGCGGGGCCAAAGGAATGGATGCAATGTTTTCCGGAAGCAAGATGTCTTGAACAATCAACACCGGAATACCAAACAATTGGCCCGCTATGTTGAAGGTGACAAATTCGGAAAGGTGTTCGCTGCCCACCACATCTACGTCGGTGCTGCCAGCTTGTACAAGCGCCTGTCCACTCATGTAATTTCCACTCCCTCTTCCCCGTTTGGGGGTTATGCAACGTCTTGCTTAGACTTTATCAAAAAGCAAATCGCATCAAACAGATATTTGAGTTTAACCCATAGATTCTGACGCGGCAATCACCGTTCGTATGTATTTTCAAGTTCTTAAGGCCTAGAAAACACCGCCCTACCACCCATTCTGGCAGTTGTGCGGGCTGAGAAGTGCTATACACTCCGCGTCCATGTTAAATGTAACCTACGCCGACATCGAAGCCGCCGCCCTCCAGGGCGAAAATCACATCTTGCGCACGCCGTGTTTCCCCGCCGCGCGTTTGTCCGAACTCACGGGCGCAAATGTGATTTTGAAACTGGAAAACCTGCAACACACCTGCGCGTTTAAGGTGCGCGGCGCGCTGAATAAATTGATGTCATTAAAGAACGAGCGCCAGTGCAAAGGGGTTATCGCCGCCTCTGCCGGGAACCACGCCCAGGGTGTTGGTTACTTTGCCCGCCAGCTGGACATACCGGCCACAATCGTCATGCCGAAGAACACGCCGTTCACCAAAATCGCGCGAACCGAGGCCTTGGGCGCAAAAATCGTGTTGAAGGGCGACGACTTCATCCAAGCGCGCGATCACGCCCAGACCTTGTCCGATCAAGAAGGCCTGTGTTTTGTTCATCCCTATGACGACCCTCATGTCATCGCCGGACAAGGCACCATCGGCAAAGAAATGTTGGAAGACCAACCCCATCTTGACAGCATCATCGCGTCCATTGGCGGTGGCGGCTTGATTTCAGGCATTGGCATTGCGGCGAAACACCTAAAGCCCGGCATTGAAATTTTCGGCGTCCAAGCCGAAACCTATCCATCCATGTATGACGCCTATCACAAATGCACCTCGGCTGCCGAATACGGCCAAACCATTGCCGACGGCATTGCGGTCAAAACGCCGTCCCCCAACACCCAAGCCATCATCGAAGACGTGGTCGATGACATCTTCACGGTGAGCGAGCTGCAGATCGAAAAGTCTCTGCACACGTTCTTGGATCTCAAGCGCTTGGTGACCGAAGGTGCTGGCGCTGCCCCGTTGGCCGCACTTTTGGCGAACAAAGAGAAATTCAAAGACCGCACCGTGGGCCTGGTGGTCAGCGGTGGCAACGTGGATTCGCGCATGCTGTCGACCTTGCTGATGCGCGGACTTGCGCGCGAAGGCCGTTTGGTCAGCTTGCGCATCAAAATCATTGATGTGCCGGGTGCGTTGTCAAAAGTTTCGAAAATTATCGGCGACAGCGGTGCGAACATCATCGAAGTGCACCACCAGCGATTGTTTTCGGATGTTCCGTTGAAACAAACGGAAATGGACGTTGCGGTCGAAACGCTTGATCAAGACCACGTGCAGGCCTTGGTCCACACATTGTGTAAAGCCGGGTTCGAAACCCGCGTGCTGAGCGCGACGTCGGCCTAAGTTTTTAGCTTTGATCGCCTTCGACCCAGAGCTGTAAGTCCCTGTAATACTGTCGCGTTTTGAAATCACGGCGGGTGCGGATCGGCCCATCGCTTTGAGCCGCATCGAACGAAGCTGCAGAAGACGATTGGTGCGCACTATCGCGCATCAAATCTTCGGATCGGCGCAACAAGTGATCTTTTTCTTTGAGGTGGCTAGTCGCTTTCATGTCCGTTTTCCGATTTTTGGGTAGAGGGCGGCGCACCCTTATCAAGAATTATGATAATTTGACTCAAAATCCAAGGCTGTTCTGTGACTGCGGTCACAGATATTTCATAAAAATTTGCGTTTTTCGGCCATCGTTCACTTCAAGTTCTTGATCAAAAGCACGATCTTGGGACCAAAATGAATTGCTGAGGAACTGGGTTTTGGGTTTCATTTCCGCCTCGACCTTTTTGAGCAATTCATCCATCGGTGCGGGCGACAAAAAGGCATAGGCAACCTGCACCTTGGACAGGTCCGCATCCCACAGGCTTTTGAAAACAATGCTGGCATTGCCCCGACCCAAAAGGCGCAGCTTCGCAGTCAAATAAGGCAACGGTGCGTTTTCCAGGCCGACGAAGTCCCAATCTGGATGCTGCCTCGACAAATAATGGAGCATACCGCCAAGGCCGGCCCCAAGATCCATGAATACAGGGCGTGTGCCCGGCTCCACCTCAATCGTGTCCAGGTGTTGCGATAAGGCGGCCCAGGTGGTGCGGTTGGTCAGGTAAAGCGGCACCCGTTCTTTTGAGACATTGGTAAAGATCAGCGCCAAGAGAACAAACGCCAGCAAGTACACCCACGCCGGAAGGCCGAACATCAACGCCCCCCAAGCCAATGGGACCAGCAGCGCTTGGGCGACAATCCATTTG
This window of the Magnetovibrio sp. PR-2 genome carries:
- a CDS encoding chemotaxis protein CheW is translated as MSGQALVQAGSTDVDVVGSEHLSEFVTFNIAGQLFGIPVLIVQDILLPENIASIPLAPPEVRGSINLRGRIVTVVDVRVRLGLERREIHREITEEDEAPELELIEGGTAEAPETPEVTETVEGEDGVDVSAHEAVKRKKRDHMMGVTVEQQNELYTLLVDSVGDVIGLAKDSYEGNPSTLDPVWREFASGVYRLDNNLMVVLDVERLLDFKA
- a CDS encoding threonine ammonia-lyase; translated protein: MLNVTYADIEAAALQGENHILRTPCFPAARLSELTGANVILKLENLQHTCAFKVRGALNKLMSLKNERQCKGVIAASAGNHAQGVGYFARQLDIPATIVMPKNTPFTKIARTEALGAKIVLKGDDFIQARDHAQTLSDQEGLCFVHPYDDPHVIAGQGTIGKEMLEDQPHLDSIIASIGGGGLISGIGIAAKHLKPGIEIFGVQAETYPSMYDAYHKCTSAAEYGQTIADGIAVKTPSPNTQAIIEDVVDDIFTVSELQIEKSLHTFLDLKRLVTEGAGAAPLAALLANKEKFKDRTVGLVVSGGNVDSRMLSTLLMRGLAREGRLVSLRIKIIDVPGALSKVSKIIGDSGANIIEVHHQRLFSDVPLKQTEMDVAVETLDQDHVQALVHTLCKAGFETRVLSATSA